A stretch of Portunus trituberculatus isolate SZX2019 chromosome 48, ASM1759143v1, whole genome shotgun sequence DNA encodes these proteins:
- the LOC123498588 gene encoding uncharacterized protein LOC123498588 isoform X2, with the protein MKANVLFFIHLTAFLGAASGLSVGPVRLCNEQRYLHYSTPPSENTSLIECPYQLTAEEEVKRVYWEMWDDAELMGTYNWDPVDGGKATGILEGVVEMTRDDGGLQLTKLRYDMAGDYLCGVELTNGQNKSSSKEEVLVVDRREQPGRGLLQGNEHGCPDVKEKDHKGVRYFPANNVACRGGQKNMTEATVTCQDGYRPAGSVSIVVMRCNSTTRLWQLEEGTTATSDDLECVAEYGDNGNDGNKEDFSTGCSSPTLLSASLFGVVLLFISSRL; encoded by the exons atgAAGGCCAACGTCCTCTTCTTCATACATTTAACAGCCTTTCTAG GCGCGGCTTCAGGACTGTCAGTAGGACCAGTGCGCCTCTGTAATGAGCAAAGGTACCTGCACTACAGCACCCCGCCTTCAGAAAACACGAGTCTTATAGAGTGTCCCTACCAGCTGACtgcagaagaggaggtgaagcgcGTGTACTGGGAAATGTGGGATGATGCTGAATTAATGGGCACCTATAATTGGGATCCTGTTGACGGAGGCAAAG CTACCGGCATACTGGAAGGGGTGGTCGAGATGACTCGGGATGACGGGGGATTGCAACTGACCAAACTGAGATACGATATGGCTGGCGATTACTTGTGTGGCGTGGAACTCACCAATGGCCAGAACAAGAGCTCCAGCAAAGAGGAAGTACTTGTCGTAG ATCGACGAGAACAGCCCGGAAGAGGTCTTCTTCAAG GGAATGAGCATGGCTGCCCtgatgtaaaggagaaagaccACAAAGGGGTGCGCTACTTCCCGGCCAACAATGTCGCCTGCCGCGGAGGACAAAAGAACATGACGGAG GCCACAGTGACGTGCCAGGACGGCTACCGGCCTGCCGGGAGCGTGAGTATCGTGGTGATGAGGTGCAACAGCACGACCCGCTTGTGGCAGCTGGAGGAAGGCACAACTGCCACCTCTGACGACCTTGAGTGTG TGGCAGAATATGGAGACAACGGAAACGACGGAAACAAGGAAGACTTCAGCACTGGATGCTCCAGCCCCACCTTGCTCTCCGCTTCTCTCTTTGGAGtcgttcttctcttcatctccagtCGTCTTTAG
- the LOC123498588 gene encoding uncharacterized protein LOC123498588 isoform X1: MKANVLFFIHLTAFLGAASGLSVGPVRLCNEQRYLHYSTPPSENTSLIECPYQLTAEEEVKRVYWEMWDDAELMGTYNWDPVDGGKATGILEGVVEMTRDDGGLQLTKLRYDMAGDYLCGVELTNGQNKSSSKEEVLVVDNMGASWRVNHFGNCGSAISFKTTAMYPEPTLKAGMFSAELNEYYEKITQWNKIYHSNGSVTCFIENAIFKIDENSPEEVFFKVDMGVSKSDGMFISFNTIRSFSSSWNEHGCPDVKEKDHKGVRYFPANNVACRGGQKNMTEATVTCQDGYRPAGSVSIVVMRCNSTTRLWQLEEGTTATSDDLECVAEYGDNGNDGNKEDFSTGCSSPTLLSASLFGVVLLFISSRL, encoded by the exons atgAAGGCCAACGTCCTCTTCTTCATACATTTAACAGCCTTTCTAG GCGCGGCTTCAGGACTGTCAGTAGGACCAGTGCGCCTCTGTAATGAGCAAAGGTACCTGCACTACAGCACCCCGCCTTCAGAAAACACGAGTCTTATAGAGTGTCCCTACCAGCTGACtgcagaagaggaggtgaagcgcGTGTACTGGGAAATGTGGGATGATGCTGAATTAATGGGCACCTATAATTGGGATCCTGTTGACGGAGGCAAAG CTACCGGCATACTGGAAGGGGTGGTCGAGATGACTCGGGATGACGGGGGATTGCAACTGACCAAACTGAGATACGATATGGCTGGCGATTACTTGTGTGGCGTGGAACTCACCAATGGCCAGAACAAGAGCTCCAGCAAAGAGGAAGTACTTGTCGTAG ACAACATGGGAGCGAGCTGGCGAGTGAATCACTTCGGAAACTGTGGCTCTGCGATAAGCTTCAAGACCACAGCAATGTACCCGGAGCCTACATTGAAAGCTGGGATGTTTTCTGCAGAATTAAATGAATACTACGAGAAAATTACCCAATGGAATAAGATCTATCACAGCAATGGTTCCGTAACTTGCTTCATTGAGAACGCTATCTTCAAG ATCGACGAGAACAGCCCGGAAGAGGTCTTCTTCAAGGTAGACATGGGCGTCAGCAAGTCCGACGGAATGTTTATATCCTTTAACACAATTCGCAGCTTCAGCTCTTCAT GGAATGAGCATGGCTGCCCtgatgtaaaggagaaagaccACAAAGGGGTGCGCTACTTCCCGGCCAACAATGTCGCCTGCCGCGGAGGACAAAAGAACATGACGGAG GCCACAGTGACGTGCCAGGACGGCTACCGGCCTGCCGGGAGCGTGAGTATCGTGGTGATGAGGTGCAACAGCACGACCCGCTTGTGGCAGCTGGAGGAAGGCACAACTGCCACCTCTGACGACCTTGAGTGTG TGGCAGAATATGGAGACAACGGAAACGACGGAAACAAGGAAGACTTCAGCACTGGATGCTCCAGCCCCACCTTGCTCTCCGCTTCTCTCTTTGGAGtcgttcttctcttcatctccagtCGTCTTTAG